In the Pseudorasbora parva isolate DD20220531a chromosome 23, ASM2467924v1, whole genome shotgun sequence genome, one interval contains:
- the LOC137063160 gene encoding uncharacterized protein: MTDFQEIELFPSDDELSNVPETPARFSPNTLDPPSRHISPVDRPGRRSLRSTNQHQKPRSRRPLSPPPSRSSRGSADPRHDSPRPPASSSSSSSSSSLPSSSAASPSVPPVKKWTVNALRQALSNAGIHFSRKSSKAQLHDLLMRSHQNTQRPASSMQTSTQATVRSIRFASNPRQIQPAAAAATASLSAAESGRVSVAAANISSAVSSGSFTAAPTVNVAFPPATVPPNALAMNPPPVSTHLRSQILAGADFDLSSLLPSVSISEPNRTLDFGPLTINLKTPNSKPNRILTMAEFCIAFAQELANHPDKNFTQYLLKGLEEGFNPGLESLPTSSLICKNLQSANAEPEAVDTLIAKELESGFMIGPFDSPPFKLFRISPIGVATRKFSGKKRMIIDLSAPHNNTQPSINSLIPLEEFSLCYHNIDQAIHLIKNAGYGAWLAKVDITSAFKVMPIHPDFWHLFGIRWRGKFFFAVRLTFGCKSSPKIFDMLSEALCWILQNNHAVPYLVHLLDDFLTVSPSFFPPAAHLSTIQNVFSTLGVPLSPEKTQGPTTSLEFLGINLDSVKFQASLPKDKIDRIIAISSNLLEAPQCSKRDLLSLLGHLNYAMRIVPQGRPFISHLLSLASSIQELDNTISLTPSCLTDLKLWIMFLKQWNGLTFFYDDFLSQPCDLPLFTDAAPSVGFGGFYKTHWFASTWPPELSMSNQQTASSALFELYPIIIAAHLWGHEWSSKNIVMHCDNLATVHCINKGLSKSPKIMPLLRRLTWLSACNQFTFKAVHIPGHQNQIADALSRLLFQKFRALAPEADPNPTPVPPYSD, from the exons ATGACTGACTTTCAGGAAATCGAATTGTTTCCCTCCGACGACGAACTTTCTAACGTGCCAGAGACACCTGCACGTTTTTCTCCAAACACCTTGGATCCTCCTTCACGGCACATTTCACCTGTTGATCGTCCAGGTCGCCGATCTCTCCGCTCCACAAATCAGCACCAAAAACCTCGCTCAAGGAGACCTCTTTCTCCCCCTCCATCTAGATCATCACGGGGCTCGGCTGATCCTCGTCATGATTCACCTCGTCCTCCAGCAtcttcatcgtcatcatcatcatcatcatctctaCCATCATCTTCCGCAGCAAGCCCTTCAGTCCCTCCGGTTAAGAAATGGACCGTCAACGCGCTCAGGCAAGCGTTATCCAACGCGGGTATCCATTTCTCCCGGAAAAGTTCAAAAGCGCAACTTCACGATCTGCTCATGCGCTCCCACCAGAACACCCAGCGTCCTGCCAGCTCCATGCAAACATCAACGCAAGCAACCGTACGATCCATACGGTTCGCCTCCAACCCGCGACAGATTCAGCCAGCAGCCGCAGCTGCCACAGCTTCCTTGTCCGCCGCTGAAAGTGGCCGGGTGTCTGTCGCGGCCGCGAACATTAGTTCCGCGGTCTCTAGCGGTAGTTTCACGGCAGCTCCAACAGTGAACGTTGCCTTCCCTCCTGCTACAG TTCCTCCCAACGCCCTTGCTATGAATCCACCCCCCGTCTCCACCCATCTACGGTCCCAGATTTTAGCAGGTGCAGACTTTGACCTCTCTTCTCTCCTTCCCTCTGTCTCTATAAGTGAACCCAATCGCACCCTCGACTTTGGTCCTTTGACTATCAAtctgaaaaccccaaattccaaACCAAATCGCATCCTTACCATGGCTGAGTTTTGCATCGCGTTTG CTCAGGAACTAGCTAACCATCCAGACAAAAACTTCACTCAATATCTACtcaaaggtttagaggaaggCTTTAATCCGGGTCTGGAAAGCCTCCCTACCAGTAGTCTCATTTGCAAAAACCTTCAATCGGCAAACGCTGAACCAGAAGCAGTTGACACCTTAATAGCCAAAGAGCTAGAGTCAGGGTTCATGATCGGCCCCTTTGATTCCCCTCCTTTCAAACTTTTTCGGATAAGTCCCATCGGTGTAGCTACAAGGAAGTTCTCAGGGAAAAAACGCATGATCATAGATCTCTCGGCCCCCCACAACAATACTCAGCCAAGCATAAACAGCCTCATCCCACTAGAAGAATTTTCCTTGTGCTACCACAACATAGACCAAGCCATTCACCTAATCAAAAATGCTGGTTACGGAGCGTGGTTAGCCAAAGTTGATATCACATCCGCATTTAAAGTCATGCCCATTCATCCAGACTTTTGGCATCTTTTTGGCATTCGTTGGAGAGGGAAATTCTTTTTCGCAGTGCGCTTAACTTTTGGCTGCAAGAGTAGTCCCAAAATTTTTGACATGCTGTCAGAAGCGCTTTGCTGGATCCTGCAAAACAACCATGCGGTCCCTTACCTAGTGCATCTCCTGGATGACTTTCTCACTGTCTCCCCCAGTTTTTTCCCTCCAGCAGCTCACCTTTCTACCATTCAGAATGTTTTTTCCACATTGGGAGTTCCACTCTCTCCAGAGAAGACACAGGGCCCTACCACATCTCTAGAGTTCCTCGGCATTAACCTTGACTCCGTCAAATTCCAAGCTTCCCTTCCAAAAGATAAAATCGACAGGATAATCGCTATCTCTTCCAACCTGCTCGAGGCACCTCAGTGCAGCAAACGAGATCTGCTATCCCTGCTAGGTCACCTAAACTATGCCATGCGTATAGTGCCTCAAGGCCGCCCTTTTATCTCCCATCTGCTGTCTCTTGCATCGTCCATTCAGGAATTAGACAACACCATTTCCCTAACCCCATCTTGCCTTACCGACCTGAAGCTATGGATCATGTTTCTTAAACAATGGAACGGTCTGACCTTCTTTTACGATGACTTTCTATCTCAACCATGCGATCTTCCGCTGTTTACAGATGCCGCTCCCTCAGTAGGCTTCGGAGGTTTTTACAAGACCCACTGGTTCGCATCAACCTGGCCCCCCGAACTCTCCATGTCAAATCAACAAACTGCATCCTCAGCTCTTTTTGAGCTTTATCCCATCATCATAGCAGCACATTTGTGGGGTCACGAGTGGTCTTCGAAAAACATAGTAATGCACTGCGATAACCTAGCCACCGTACATTGCATCAACAAAGGTCTTTCAAAGTCCCCCAAAATCATGCCCCTCTTGAGACGCCTTACCTGGTTATCTGCCTGTAACCAATTCACTTTCAAAGCTGTTCACATTCCAGGACACCAAAACCAAATAGCTGACGCACTCTCTCGCCTTCTTTTTCAGAAATTCAGAGCATTAGCCCCGGAGGCGGACCCAAACCCAACCCCAGTTCCTCCTTATTCAGACTAG